One Hevea brasiliensis isolate MT/VB/25A 57/8 chromosome 6, ASM3005281v1, whole genome shotgun sequence genomic window, CAGGACTGACAATGATATTAAGAACTACTGGAACACCAAGCTCAAGAAGAAGCTCATGGCCATGGCTCCTCAATCTCAAAGAAAGCCCCTTCCATTCCCATCTCCTCCTAATCATCAATCTTCACCATTATCATCTCACTCACTCTTCTCTCTCTACAAAGACTCTTCTGCTTCTTATCCTTGTTGCCCTGACACGGTTAAACCTTTCAGTGCTGGATTTGACCCCATTTCACCAATTCCATCAAATCTTTTAGCCAAAAATAGCACTACTCTAGCCACAAACTCATCCTCACTTTTCCAAATCCAAGAGGGCCTGGTGAATCCCTTGCAATATTATCATCCAGTGAAAGATAAtagtaacaataataataataataatctcctGGTGTTTGGAAGTGAAGCAAGTTGCAGTTCTAATTCTGATGGGAGTTGCAGCCAGATCAGCTATGGAGGCCGAGAGATCAAACAAGACGATATAGGATTTCAAAGCTATATCTCAAATGGGTATGGAGAGAACCAAAAGTTCATGTTTAATTATGGCAACACTAGTTGTAATGGAAGTGAGAATTTGAACCAATGGGCAGAGAAAGCAACTGGGTATTTTGGAGAAACCCCACCATTGGAGTATGATCTTGAGGATGTTAAGCACCTTATTAGCAGCAGTAGTAATACTAGCTGTAATAACAACTTCCTCCTTGATGAAAACAAGACACAAGAGAAGTACATGTACTactactaaaatatttatatatttgggTGATTTTATGGAGACTGACTGTAAGTAATATCAAGAAAGAAGATTTGATGGGGTAGGGTGGGAGAGATTTGAGGTAAGACTTTGAGTTCCTGGGGGTTTGTGTTTGTTTTCTGATGAAATATGAAACATTTCTTCTTTTGACAGTACATGGGTTTGTAAAAAAGCTCCTTTTTATTTTGTGCCATTTCTTTTTGGGA contains:
- the LOC110672208 gene encoding transcription factor RAX2-like is translated as MGRAPCCDKANVKKGPWSPEEDSKLKEYMERFGTGGNWIALPQKAGLKRCGKSCRLRWLNYLRPNIKHGEFSDEEDRIICTLFASIGSRWSIIAAQLPGRTDNDIKNYWNTKLKKKLMAMAPQSQRKPLPFPSPPNHQSSPLSSHSLFSLYKDSSASYPCCPDTVKPFSAGFDPISPIPSNLLAKNSTTLATNSSSLFQIQEGLVNPLQYYHPVKDNSNNNNNNNLLVFGSEASCSSNSDGSCSQISYGGREIKQDDIGFQSYISNGYGENQKFMFNYGNTSCNGSENLNQWAEKATGYFGETPPLEYDLEDVKHLISSSSNTSCNNNFLLDENKTQEKYMYYY